The following nucleotide sequence is from Endozoicomonas sp. GU-1.
AGATGATAAAATCCTGTTCGTTCAGGTTGGCAAATTGCTCTTCAATAATATCTTCACTAAAGGCGATATCTTTGGCGTCGAGCAGGTCTTCAGCAATACTTTGGAATGGTTGCAGGCTATAACCGTAACGCTCTTCACCGGCAAGCAGGATTTGTACGTCAACGTATTTACGATGGCATTCAGAGCGTCGTTCACTGAGTAGTTGGGTATTGTCATCAACGACAAAGAAAAAGACTTTATCGCCTTCGATAGGATAATGCCCATTTTTGACAGAATCATAAGTGCGCTGTTTCACATGCTCGATGACATTCAACAGCTTAGTCGGCAGGTGCTGATAGTTACTCAGCTCAGACAGGTTGCCTTTAAACACTTTATACCTCTTTTACTACACAGGCAGCGTTAGAAAGGCTAATCATAAAGTGCCTGCTCAGGAAAGAGAAGCAGCTCAAACTGGTTTTGTTAGAAGTTGAGCCAGCTACTTATCCTGCCAGAGAGAAAACAGAAGATTTAAACGGTTAAATACCCGCCATCCACATTTATGCAGGCACCCGTTGTGTAACTGGAAGCGTCAGACACCAGGTAAAGAACAGTTCCCGCCATTTCTTCAGGTGCGGCGCTGCGATTCATGGGAATATGCGTCAATGCCTGTTTCAGAATTGCCGGATTGCCCGTCAGTGCTGAGGCAAACTTTGTTTCGGTCAAACCCGGCAATAAGGCGTTTACCCGGATATTCAGCCCGGCACACTCTTTGGCAAAGGCTTTGGTCATGGAGATAACCGCTGCTTTGGTAACCGAGTAGATACCCTGCATATGCCCAGGCACAACACCATTGACAGAGGCAACATTAACAATATTACCACCGTCATTTTTGCGCATGATTTTTCCGGCCTCTGCGCACATAAAGAAGTAGCCACGAATATTAACATCTACTGTCTTTTGAAAGGCCGCCAGATCAGTATCAAGAATATGACCGAAGTAAGGGTTGGCTGCTGCATTATTGACCAGAATATCCAGCTGACCATGTTTTGCCTTGATCGTCTCAAACAGGGCGGTGATCTGATCCATATCACCGATATGACAGGGGATAGCTTCGGCAGAGCCGCCGCTGTCACGAATACTGCTACAAACGGCTTCACTGCTATCCAACTTGCGGCTGGAAACAATCACATGGGCACCCTGTTCTGCCAGCAGTCTGGCAATAGCTTCACCAATGCCCCGGCTGGCACCAGTCACCAAGGCGATTTTTCCTTTCAGGTTGAACAGATCTTTTTGGGGTTCGTTGGTTGTCATAAGAAGTCTCTTTATTGTTTTTATATGCGGGTGAGCAACGCTTTTTCACCTTTTACTTCAAGGTGTGAATAATTGTTGAAACCATGCAGGCTCAGCTTACCGTTGCGCTCAGAGATAGCTGTAATGGATGTATTGTGAATCTGTCGGTTAATACGAAACATCTCAGTATCCGGGCAGTTCAACAGTTGCAGTATAATCACGGAGATCACGCCACCTGAGCTGACCAGCACAGCGGAATCATTTTGTGCCATCTGACGGGTCGACTGATAAAGTACCTCTATCGTCCGGGATTTAAAGGTATGCCAGGACTCCTGGTATTCATTGTCATAATCACCAGACATCCAGCGAAACAGTGCCGCACGATAGGCGTCAAAAAAAGCCTGCTTGGGATTAGTCGCCGGGCAAAAGCCAGGTCCATTTGTGCCCGATCAGTAAAATCGGGGTTCGCCGCCAGCATCAAGTCAGCGGAATCCAGCTCATCCAGTCCGGGAAAGGTGATATCCGCGCACAACGAACGGTACCCGCTTTTCGACATCCCTTTATGGATACCAGCCAGCGTCTGCTGTTGTCGCAGCAAGGTGCCGGAGCCTGACAATTGAAATGACTTGCCCAGTGTTTGTGCCAACCACTCGCCAGTAATAACAGCCTGACGTTCACCCAGCGGGGAAAGACAGTCATAGTCGTGCTGCCCAAATGATGCCTGACCGTGTCGAGTTAAATAAATGGTAGCCATTGCTCTTTTTATCCGGGGCTAGAGTGATGACTGGCTGATCAACCGCAGGCAGCGTTGCTCCAGATACGCTATCGCCATAGGAAACATGGCAAAACGTTGATCCCTGGTCTGGCCATGGTGAAAGCGGTAGTATATCTGCTGCATAATCACTGCCAGCCGGAATAAGCCGTAAACTTCGTAGAAATCAAACGTCTTCAGTTCAATATTATTCTGCTCACAGTACCAATCGACCACTTCTTTGCGCGTCAGCATACCCGCAATATTCGTTGGCTGACGGCGGAACATTTGCATTTGTGGTTCATCATCCGCTTCGATCCAGTAGGCAAGGCTATTACCCAGATCCATCAAT
It contains:
- a CDS encoding YhcH/YjgK/YiaL family protein, translated to MFKGNLSELSNYQHLPTKLLNVIEHVKQRTYDSVKNGHYPIEGDKVFFFVVDDNTQLLSERRSECHRKYVDVQILLAGEERYGYSLQPFQSIAEDLLDAKDIAFSEDIIEEQFANLNEQDFIIFNVAQPHRPLVAINEPMPVRKAIIKVANDWLEA
- a CDS encoding phosphoglycerate mutase family protein; translation: MATIYLTRHGQASFGQHDYDCLSPLGERQAVITGEWLAQTLGKSFQLSGSGTLLRQQQTLAGIHKGMSKSGYRSLCADITFPGLDELDSADLMLAANPDFTDRAQMDLAFARRLIPSRLFLTPIVRHCFAGCLVIMTMNTRSPGIPLNPGR
- a CDS encoding histidine phosphatase family protein, whose product is MSGDYDNEYQESWHTFKSRTIEVLYQSTRQMAQNDSAVLVSSGGVISVIILQLLNCPDTEMFRINRQIHNTSITAISERNGKLSLHGFNNYSHLEVKGEKALLTRI
- a CDS encoding SDR family oxidoreductase, whose amino-acid sequence is MTTNEPQKDLFNLKGKIALVTGASRGIGEAIARLLAEQGAHVIVSSRKLDSSEAVCSSIRDSGGSAEAIPCHIGDMDQITALFETIKAKHGQLDILVNNAAANPYFGHILDTDLAAFQKTVDVNIRGYFFMCAEAGKIMRKNDGGNIVNVASVNGVVPGHMQGIYSVTKAAVISMTKAFAKECAGLNIRVNALLPGLTETKFASALTGNPAILKQALTHIPMNRSAAPEEMAGTVLYLVSDASSYTTGACINVDGGYLTV